A DNA window from Anastrepha obliqua isolate idAnaObli1 chromosome 5, idAnaObli1_1.0, whole genome shotgun sequence contains the following coding sequences:
- the LOC129248800 gene encoding protein dachsous-like: MVKYKDNKKMHNRPQLAQKPDNVTFACSTHQRQSVSLRSTAVHISHSERILPACTCSSLNNQTSTRAQIQSLHWYSNPHRRLFHAFVLASLLCILFCSGVTGEHVRELEISEGVPIGHQIGFIGEFSHSVDSGPPYLIVPVPGSGVDTDLAIDHTTGEIRTKVYLDRETRASYSLVAIPLSGENVRVVVRVLDENDNAPTFPQPVMNIEFPENTPRDVKRTLNPARDLDLGQYNTQRYNIVSGNVNNAFRLSSHRERDGVLYLDLQINGFLDRETTPGYSLVIEALDGGSPPLRGQMTVNITIQDVNDNQPIFNQSRYFATVPENATVGTSVLQVYATDTDADENGLVEYSINRRQSDKEQMFRIDSQTGLISVNKPLDFETKELHELVVVAKDHGEQPLETTAFVSIRVTDINDNLPTINVIFLSDDATPKISESAKPGEIVARISVNDPDSKAEYSNVNVTLNGGDGHFGLNTRDNIIYLVIVSQPLDRESQSNYTLSVVATDNGTPPLHASKTIYLRVTDINDNAPEFEHEVYHANVMEVADPGTSVLQVAAFDRDEGNNSAVIYALADTPETHAEWFQIDPHTGLITTRAHIDCETEPVPQLTVIAKDNGHPPLSSTATVLVTIHDVNDNEPIFDQSFYNVSVAENEPVGRCILKYLNHHPIAM, encoded by the exons atgGTCAAATATAAAGATAATAAGAAAATGCATAATAGGCCACAACTTGCACAAAAGCCTGATAATGTAACTTTCGCGTGCAGTACACACCAACGGCAAAGTGTATCGCTACGGAGCACAGCAGTGCATATAAGCCACAGCGAACGAATATTACCGGCTTGCACTTGCTCAAGTTTAAACAATCAAACCAGTACCCGCGCTCAAATACAGTCCTTGCACTGGTACTCTAATCCGCACAGACGGTTGTTTCACGCGTTCGTTTTAGCTTCATTGCTTTGTATCCTCTTCTGCTCGGGTGTCACGGGCGAACATGTTCGCGAACTCGAAATATCCGAAGGTGTACCCATTGGACATCAGATTGGTTTTATTGGTGAATTTTCTCATAGCGTGGATAGCGGTCCACCGTATTTGATCGTACCGGTACCGGGTAGTGGGGTGGACACTGATCTCGCCATCGACCATACGACCGGTGAGATACGGACTAAAGTGTATTTGGATCGTGAGACCCGTGCGTCATATAGCTTGGTTGCTATCCCATTGAGTGGTGAAAATGTGCGGGTGGTGGTGCGTGTGTTGGACGAGAATGATAATGCGCCGACCTTTCCACAACCGGTAATGAATATCGAGTTTCCTGAAAATACGCCGCGTGATGTGAAAAGAACGTTGAATCCTGCACGTGATCTAGACCTAGGCCAATACAATACACAGCGTTATAATATCGTATCGGGTAATGTGAATAATGCGTTCCGCCTGTCGTCCCATCGCGAGCGCGACGGTGTGCTGTACTTGGACTTGCAGATTAATGGATTCCTTGATCGCGAAACGACACCGGGATACAGTTTGGTGATTGAAGCCTTGGATGGTGGTAGTCCACCTTTGCGTGGACAGATGACTGTAAACATTACCATACAAGACGTCAACGACAACCAGCCAATTTTCAATCAGAGTCGGTACTTTGCAACTGTCCCAGAAAATGCCACCGTTGGCACTAGCGTATTGCAGGTATATGCAACGGACACAGATGCTGATGAAAATGGACTGGTGGAGTATTCCATAAATCGGCGACAGAGTGACAAGGAACAAATGTTTCGCATCGATTCACAAACTGGTTTGATTTCGGTGAATAAACCATTGGATTTTGAAACTAAGGAATTACACGAGCTCGTTGTGGTGGCCAAAGATCATGGCGAGCAACCACTAGAGACCACCGCATTTGTGTCCATACGCGTAACAGATATCAATGATAATCTGCCGACGATTAATGTCATTTTCCTCAGCGATGACGCAACGCCCAAGATCTCTGAGTCGGCGAAACCCGGTGAGATTGTGGCACGTATTTCCGTCAATGATCCCGATTCAAAGGCTGAATATTCGAATGTAAATGTTACACTCAATGGTGGCGATGGACACTTTGGACTTAACACCCGTGACAACATCATATATTTAGTAATCGTTTCACAGCCACTTGATCGTGAGTCTCAGTCAAACTATACGCTCAGCGTTGTGGCCACAGATAATGGCACACCACCATTGCATGcctcaaaaactatttatttgcgCGTAACGGACATCAATGATAATGCGCCAGAGTTCGAGCATGAAGTGTACCATGCCAATGTGATGGAAGTTGCTGATCCGGGCACATCTGTTTTGCAGGTGGCTGCTTTCGATCGCGACGAGGGTAATAATTCGGCGGTGATTTACGCACTAGCCGATACCCCAGAAACGCATGCCGAATGGTTTCAAATTGATCCACACACGGGCTTGATAACCACGCGCGCGCACATCGATTGCGAAACCGAACCGGTGCCACAGCTGACTGTCATTGCCAAAGACAATGGCCATCCACCGCTCTCGTCAACCGCCACAGTGCTCGTCACAATACATGATGTCAACGATAATGAACCGATTTTTGATCAAAGCTTCTACAATGTTTCAGTTGCAGAAAATGAACCGGTTGGACGCTGCATTCTAAAG TATCTTAATCATCATCCGATTGCCATGTAA